A single Arcanobacterium canis DNA region contains:
- a CDS encoding ribonuclease J: protein MTVFECNGRLLVVDCGVLFPEENQPGIDLILPDFTYIKDRLDDIDAIVLTHGHEDHIGGVPYLLRMRNDIPLVGSELTIALIESKLAEHRITPYTLVVKEGDVEQLGAFECEFIAVNHSIPDALAVLMKSAGGTILHTGDFKMDQLPLDGRVTDLRAFARAGEEGVDLFMVDSTNAEIPGFIRSEAEIGPVIESVFAQATGKVVVASFASHVHRVQQVLNAAHKYGRKVCFVGRSMVKNMGIAADLGYLEVPENTLIDLKKSDSVPPEQICYMSTGSQGEPMAVLSRIASGTHKSISVGPGDTVILASSLIPGNENSVFGLINRMTKLGTNVVHKGNARVHVSGHCAEGELLYAYNIVEPINVMPIHGEPRHLVANGKLAVKTGVPPENVVLAEDGTVIDLHDGMTKIVGKVDVGLVFVDGSSVGEISEADLTDRLTLGAEGFISIFAVVDGQERTILTGPHIQARGMAEDDSVFEDIQDDVTEALQKAVLNESNTPYQMQQAMRRVIGRWAARKLRRSPMILPTVIEM, encoded by the coding sequence ATGACCGTTTTCGAATGTAACGGACGCCTTCTCGTGGTTGATTGCGGCGTGCTGTTTCCAGAGGAGAACCAGCCTGGAATCGATCTGATTCTTCCTGATTTCACCTATATTAAGGATCGCCTCGACGATATCGACGCCATCGTTCTCACCCACGGACATGAGGACCATATCGGTGGTGTGCCGTATTTGCTTCGCATGAGGAACGATATTCCCCTGGTTGGCTCAGAACTGACGATCGCGCTCATTGAGTCCAAACTCGCAGAGCATCGCATCACCCCCTACACCTTAGTGGTGAAAGAAGGCGATGTTGAACAACTTGGCGCCTTTGAGTGCGAGTTCATTGCCGTTAACCACTCCATTCCAGATGCGTTAGCAGTGCTCATGAAATCAGCAGGCGGGACTATTCTTCACACTGGTGATTTCAAGATGGATCAACTTCCGCTTGACGGGCGTGTGACCGATTTGCGTGCTTTTGCTCGCGCTGGCGAAGAGGGCGTTGATCTGTTTATGGTGGACTCCACGAATGCTGAAATTCCAGGGTTTATCCGTTCGGAAGCTGAGATAGGGCCGGTGATCGAGTCCGTTTTCGCTCAGGCAACTGGTAAGGTCGTTGTCGCTTCTTTCGCTTCTCATGTCCATCGAGTTCAACAAGTGCTCAACGCTGCGCACAAATACGGCCGCAAGGTATGTTTTGTTGGCCGTTCGATGGTGAAGAATATGGGGATAGCAGCCGATCTGGGCTACCTTGAGGTGCCGGAGAACACGCTGATCGATCTGAAGAAATCAGATTCGGTTCCACCTGAGCAGATTTGCTATATGTCGACCGGTTCCCAGGGCGAACCCATGGCTGTGCTGTCGCGCATCGCTTCGGGAACACATAAATCGATTTCCGTGGGTCCAGGCGACACAGTTATCTTGGCGTCCTCTCTCATTCCAGGTAACGAGAATTCTGTGTTTGGTCTGATTAATCGGATGACCAAGCTCGGAACGAACGTTGTTCACAAGGGCAATGCCCGTGTACACGTCTCCGGGCACTGTGCTGAAGGAGAATTGCTCTACGCCTACAACATCGTTGAACCAATCAACGTCATGCCAATCCACGGTGAGCCGCGTCATCTCGTGGCGAACGGAAAGCTCGCTGTGAAGACGGGCGTCCCGCCTGAAAATGTGGTCTTAGCTGAAGACGGAACGGTGATTGACCTCCATGACGGGATGACCAAGATCGTCGGAAAAGTCGATGTTGGTCTTGTGTTTGTTGACGGCTCGTCGGTTGGCGAGATCTCGGAGGCAGACCTCACCGACCGGCTCACTTTAGGGGCTGAGGGCTTTATCTCGATCTTTGCTGTAGTCGATGGACAAGAACGCACCATCCTCACAGGTCCTCATATTCAGGCACGTGGTATGGCTGAAGACGATTCCGTATTCGAGGATATTCAAGATGACGTCACTGAGGCTCTTCAAAAGGCTGTGCTCAATGAGTCCAATACGCCATACCAAATGCAGCAAGCGATGCGACGCGTGATTGGCCGATGGGCTGCGCGTAAGCTTCGCCGTTCTCCGATGATCTTGCCGACGGTCATCGAAATGTGA
- a CDS encoding GNAT family N-acetyltransferase → MLEIKQSVRPALPSDAEAIGTIQATTLPAAVRSGTDAHIRDDAFAFTATDLIAAWKNTLMHLPSAKHCVLVALSGQQVEGFAAMAPSDPYILDGDQVDGYDPETGSPRVAFEITNFDVDPRFASAGHEARLMAALTDIAREEGATEIHTWAIAGNDAMTSVLSQTGFVPRPLRRSAEISGAQITEHLWWVTLPEDTHSCAPA, encoded by the coding sequence GTGTTAGAAATAAAGCAGTCAGTTCGTCCAGCTCTCCCCTCCGACGCCGAAGCTATCGGAACGATTCAAGCGACGACGCTACCTGCAGCGGTGCGCAGCGGGACAGACGCCCACATCCGCGACGATGCATTCGCTTTCACCGCCACAGATTTGATTGCAGCGTGGAAAAACACTCTGATGCACCTGCCTTCTGCGAAACACTGTGTGCTCGTCGCATTATCTGGCCAACAGGTGGAGGGATTTGCTGCAATGGCTCCTTCCGATCCGTACATTCTCGACGGTGATCAAGTCGATGGGTACGATCCTGAGACAGGTTCGCCGCGCGTCGCGTTTGAAATCACAAACTTCGACGTCGATCCTCGCTTTGCATCGGCCGGTCACGAGGCACGTCTGATGGCTGCGTTAACTGATATTGCACGCGAAGAAGGTGCAACAGAAATCCATACCTGGGCCATCGCGGGAAACGACGCTATGACCTCCGTGCTCTCCCAAACGGGTTTCGTTCCCCGACCATTGCGACGTTCGGCAGAAATATCCGGCGCACAGATCACTGAGCACCTGTGGTGGGTGACTCTGCCCGAAGACACGCACAGCTGTGCCCCAGCCTAA
- a CDS encoding M16 family metallopeptidase, whose product MTALGEISMFTRIALTNDHSDIRFEENGVIGRRSILPGGIRVLSEKVPGQRSVSLALWIGAGSRDEAPGHEGSTHFLEHLLFKGTHTRTAREISELGDFLGGAMNASTARAYTNYYGRVFADDLPQLLELLIDMVTASRLDEADMELERGVILEELAASEDDVSEVAEQAILPLVWGQHPLARPVGGSREAVRALAPEAMRSHYRANYRSDELVVTAAGDVDHDALCAMVLALLENSGWDLTPGVAPQARRRGEDIVYATGGENMIAHPGRQTAVVVGMPGLTLSDADEQAAIVLDTVLGGGQSSRMFQEVREKRGLAYSTYSWMMSNPEGGIFALEAQCQPDVAHEVAHVMQECLNDVAANGITEQELLTSFHQRRAQLVFSAETNGFRRSRLGFAELIRGEIWSIEENLQAAKSVTCHDVQQLAQRLAAGPRSLVIAGEQ is encoded by the coding sequence GTGACTGCCCTTGGAGAGATTTCGATGTTTACCCGTATTGCGCTCACTAATGACCACAGTGATATCCGCTTTGAAGAGAACGGCGTGATTGGTCGCCGCTCAATCCTTCCCGGTGGAATTCGCGTTCTCAGCGAAAAAGTCCCAGGTCAACGATCGGTTTCTTTGGCACTGTGGATCGGTGCTGGGAGTCGTGACGAAGCTCCCGGCCACGAAGGATCCACACATTTCCTCGAACATCTTCTCTTCAAGGGCACTCATACACGCACGGCCCGAGAGATTTCTGAACTTGGCGATTTTCTTGGCGGAGCGATGAATGCGTCTACTGCGCGTGCCTATACCAATTATTATGGCCGTGTTTTTGCCGACGATCTCCCTCAGCTCCTTGAGCTCCTGATCGACATGGTCACTGCTTCTCGCTTGGACGAAGCCGATATGGAACTCGAACGCGGTGTGATCCTTGAAGAGCTGGCTGCCTCGGAAGACGATGTTTCTGAGGTGGCTGAACAAGCGATCCTTCCACTCGTCTGGGGACAGCATCCGCTGGCACGCCCGGTCGGAGGCTCTCGAGAAGCTGTACGTGCTCTGGCTCCCGAGGCAATGCGCTCGCATTATCGCGCAAACTACCGTTCCGATGAGCTTGTCGTAACGGCAGCAGGCGACGTCGATCACGATGCTTTGTGTGCGATGGTTCTTGCGCTATTAGAAAACTCTGGCTGGGATTTGACCCCAGGCGTTGCGCCCCAAGCTCGCCGTCGGGGAGAGGATATCGTCTACGCTACGGGTGGTGAAAACATGATCGCTCACCCAGGACGTCAAACCGCTGTCGTTGTCGGTATGCCGGGCTTAACTCTTTCCGACGCTGATGAGCAAGCAGCGATCGTGCTCGACACAGTCCTGGGTGGTGGGCAATCATCTCGAATGTTCCAAGAAGTTCGTGAAAAGCGTGGATTGGCCTACTCCACTTATTCGTGGATGATGTCGAACCCAGAAGGTGGCATCTTTGCGCTCGAAGCTCAGTGTCAGCCCGATGTCGCACACGAAGTTGCCCACGTGATGCAAGAATGTCTCAACGACGTTGCCGCCAACGGAATCACCGAGCAAGAGCTACTGACCTCGTTCCATCAACGCCGTGCGCAGCTGGTATTTTCTGCTGAAACGAACGGGTTCCGTCGTTCACGTTTGGGATTTGCTGAACTCATCCGCGGCGAAATTTGGTCAATCGAAGAAAATTTGCAAGCGGCAAAGTCTGTCACCTGTCATGATGTTCAGCAGCTGGCTCAGCGCTTGGCAGCCGGTCCTCGTTCGCTTGTGATCGCTGGAGAGCAGTAA